GAAAATGGtaattttaattaattgtttCCCATTTAACATTAAACATTCATTCCAAATTGTCCCTAATTCACACTTTTGAGTTTTGAGCCTTCTCTCTCGATCGGATTGCAGATAACCATGATCATTAACGAAACCCTACGACTATTTCCTCCTGTAGTTTCACTTATAAGAAAATCAAAGCATGATGCTAGTTTGGGAGCACTCAAAATTCCGGGCAATGTAAGACTTAATTTCCCTATTTTATTTGTTCATCATGACACTCGAATATGGGGAGAAGATGCTCATTTATTCAAACCAGAGAGATTTTCTCAAGGAGTTGCTAAAGCTACTAACAACAACCCTGCAATGTTTATTCCCTTCGGTTTGGGGCCTCGAAGTTGTGTATGATCCAATTTTGCAACTAATCAGGCAAAAATTGCATTGTCTATGATTCTACAAACCTACTCCTTCACCTTGTCTTCTACGTATATTCACTCACCATGTGAGCTTTTGACTATTTGTCCAAAATTTGGTGTTCCTGTGTTACTTTGTCATCTTTAAAAGTCTTTAGTGGAAAATGCCTTAATTTCATTATTGGTGAATGAATGTGAGAATCTTCaactcttgaaattatattttattGTAGGGTTGAATAATTGTAGTTGAATCACATAAATATTAGATAGATTTGCATTacaagagaacatatacattccTTATTTAGGTAATCCTATACGTTATAGACATATTGCTATTTTGTCTAGACCCTGGAAGAGATTTGTGTTCTCAGGGGGTTCTTCATGACGACTGTGAACTCCAACTTCTCAGAGAGATCAACATGATAACCATCGGGAGGACTCCAATGGAAATACCAAATCAAATTGGCAACGAAATATTCCAAATGAAGCAGAGCCAAATCAAACCCTGGACATATCCTTCTTCCTGCACCAAATGGCATCATCTTTATCCCTTTGCTTCCAGTTATATCGAAATCACCATTGATGAACCTCTCTGGTTTAAACACCATGGGATCTTCCCACACCTTTGGATCCAAACCCATCTCAGCGACCATGAAATTAATGCTCGCACCCTCTGGAATCGTAAACCCTAGAACTTCTACCTCCTTTGTGACTCTATGGGGAAGAACGAAATGTGCTGGTGGGTGTCTCCTCAATGCTTCCAAAACCACCGCCTTCAGGTATGGCATTTTCTTTAATTCCTCTTCATTTATAACAGATTCCGGTTCTACCCCTGGCCGCGGCGGTGGAGGTGGTGGTCCGACGACTGAAATGATTTCGTCGTAAAGCTTGCTCTGAATGTGAGGATACTTCACCAGATTCGCCATGATCCATTGTAGAGCAGTAGAGGTGGTGTCTGTGCCGGCGTTAAGGAACTCGCTACACATGCTCACCATCTCCTTGTGGGTGAGCTTTCCACCATTTTCATTGTTACCTTCTTCCTCGGGAAGCTGTAGATTTACCAGAGTGTCAACGTACGCCACGATTTGCTCGTCTCGAAATTGGGACTCAGATTTGTTTGCTTCGATTCGAGATTTGATGAACGGAATCAACACATGTTCTTTATCTTCGCGCAATTGTTCGAACTCTTTCCATCTGTTTCTAAACAATATCTTCCCCAATCTTGGGAGCATAGTCAACACGGTAAATCGACCCGACCCGATTCTCAACAGCATATCACGCTGTACTCGTGCGATTTCATTGATTTGATTCTCGTCAAGCTTCTCTCCAAAGCACATCAGGACCAACAAACAGAACATGGCGTACTGAAAATGATCAACCACCTGGATTCCTACAACCTCCTTCTGCTCCTGGAGACGACCGATGAGGATATGAAGGACCCACTTGCGAGCCCACGAGTAGGATTTGATGTGAGCGGGATGCAGAATCTCAGAGGCGAGATTGCGTCGGAAGAGGCGCCAAGTAGGGCCGTAGGAGGCTGAGGAGATGTTCATCATGGCGAAGGATTTGGGGCGATCGGAGAAGACTGCACCTTTTTGAATGAGGACTTGGTGGGCGAGAGAATGGCTGCCGACGAAAATGGAAGGACGAGAACCGATATAAAGAGTGATGAGTGATCCATACCTGGACTTGAGATTTATGAGGGTCGTTTCGAACTCCAAGCGGGACCTTGTTAGCAGTGAGAAGTTGGAGGAAATGAAAGACGGCCCAGGAGGCAGCTTCTTACCGTTTCTCCGGTGGAATAGTAGGGATCTGATAAGGGCGGCGACGCAGAGGGACACGACTACCACGAACCAGGTCTCCATCGTCGACAAAATGAAAGGAAACGATAACCGGCTATCCGTTTTTGATTTCATACAATACAAGTAAACCCCTAGCCTTAAGTCAAACTAGTGTACTTCCTATGCTCCATATGGGATGGattgatttttgtatttttatgggATAATGATTTAGGAGGgtaataatgttttctgtttgtcaATTTTACGTCTTTTGTGCGTATTACACCATTAAGATTATTATAACCGTTTACAAATAGTCTTTTTAACAGGAAGAAGCCGGTAAAAGGATTATTTATAAACGCTTATAACAACCTCAATGGTGTAATATACACAAAAAATACGTTGGGAACCTAATATGAACAAACGGGaaacgttattaccctcctaagtcattatcccatgaAACTATAAACCCCTATAGtaaatttttactttttaaataagAAACTTGTAGGTCTTGAGGTTGGTAGTTTGGATGTTTTTAACGTCGACCTTCTTTATAAATGGAAGTGGCGATTTCTTAATGACAAGGGAGCTCTTCGGGTTAAATTGTCAAATTTTGTCATAGGGAAGGTGGTGGTTTTTCGGAAGATTCGAGAATAGGAATTggagggggtgtttggcaaaagaTTGTAGGATCTATTAATCACCTTCATGAGAATGGTTGTATTCCTTCAAATTACATGTATAGAGTGGTGGGGGTAAGACTCAAATGAGGTTCTAAAAGGATGTTTGGTGCTTGGATATTCCTCTTAGGGAGCAGTTCGGGAGGCTCTTTGTTTTGGCCTTTAATCAAGATGCTCGAGTAAGTGAATAATGGGATCCGGAGGGATGTAATTTTCATTGGCGTTGGGGGATTAGAGGAGGGGCCAATGAAAATGACATCCTTCCGGATCCCATTATTCACTTACTCGAGCATCTTGATTAAAGGCTAAAGCAAAGAGCCTCTCGAACCGCTCCCTAAGAGGAATATTCAAGCACCAAGCATCCTTCTACAAGATAATCAAATTGGGTCAATTCAGCCCCTCCTCTAATCCCCCGACGCCAATGAAAATTACATCCCCCCCGGATCCCATTATTCACTTATTCGAGCATCTTGATTAAAGGCCAAAGCAAAGAGCCTCCCGAACAGCTCCTTAAGAGGAATATCCAAGCACCAAACATCCTTCTAGAACCTCGTTTGAGTCTCATCCCCCACCACTCTATACATGTAATTAGAAGGAATACAACCATTCTCATGGAGGTGATTAATGGATCCTACAAtcttttgccaaacaccccctccAATTCCTATTCTCGAATCGTCCGAAAAACCACCACCTTCCCCATGACAAAATTTGACAATTTAAACCCGAAGAGCTCCATTGTCATTAAGAAACCGCCACCTCCATTTATAAAGAAGGTCGAGGTTAAAAACATCCAAACTACCAACCCCAAGATCTATAAGTTTCTTATTTAAAAACTGAAAATTTATTATAGGGGTTTATAGTTttatgggataatgacttaggagggtaataacgtttCCCGTTTGTCCATATTAGGTCCCCAACGTATTTTTTGTGTATATTACACCATTAATGTTGTTATAACCGTTTATAAATAATCCTTTTACCGGCTTCTTCATGTTAAAGGACTATTTGTAAACGGTTATAAtaaccttaatggtgtaatacgcacaaaaaatacGTTAGGGACCTAAAATGGAGAAACAGGaaacgttattaccctcctaagtcattatccttATTTTTATATGTTGTTGGATCTCATGTAAAAGGTACTTTACAAACAAATCCTTGACATTCAAATCAGAAAAGAAGTTAAAATATGAAAAGTTAGTATAACAATTTGAATCTCATTAGATCTTTGTGATTCTATTCCATCATAACTATTTTTGTATTACGAAGCATGCAATAAAATGACAGAATGTTTGCATGAATTGGTGAATGCtttgaaaatatatttttggcACACTGTACTTTTAACATGAACCTCATCAAGAAAACTCGAGATATCATTCAATAGGTTTATAgattataacaatgtacttttgaGATAATAACTTTGTCCCAACAATACCAACCAGAAACAACCCTTAATTTGGTTCTCATGTcgtatgtgattgaaacaattaATATACCTTCATACCACCTATACCAGATTTGATCAAAACCCAAAGTTCTCATTGAGTTAAATAAGCAATCACAAACACCCCCTTGTTAACAATGACTTATTTGAAGGGGTAAAAAGTTGTTTTCAAAAAGACTTATGCGTTTGctaaaaagtttttaaaaattattGACTTTTTGAAAAGCTAATAATTAAACATTTTTAATAAGCAATCTCAAATCCCAAACACCCCGTAAGACCAATACATCAATACACCCTAATGAAAATTTCTTCTTCCTCTTAAAGCTTctttaaaattaaacaaaaaataatatataataaatgattatatatttgaaaaatatatatatattataagtacaTAACATGAATATCAATTTTACAGTTTGatttctatcacacccccaaaccagaacggcggaaacgttcgggggcggaggacgtcatattcagtatcataacagttcatagaaaggaaagtacacaccaccatacatatataaaggttttaaatgtgtttacatcattgtattcattacatgctcaaaagataaatgcataaacatctttccaaagaagtaattaacgccagcgcgttaatccccaaaagtagATTTcccaacctgcttagcggttccctgagaatacaagttatttcaaagagaaagtgtcaacaattaagttggtgagttcataagtggtttagaaaagTCGAATGCCATTCCtaatgagtgtatgttttccaagaaaaccccttattttcttataaaagtgtggaataagttgtaaatagttgcaccaggaaaatcccttattttcctattagccGTTTGTTTTGTGTacaaggaaaatcccatattttcctaaagtaatagttagcctaatgtcccagactaaaaaccgaaagcaaaagacatgctttagaaggttgtaacatagatttatataataaaacctatttgaagatttcagtttgttagatgaagaatagttttaatagccactcgttcataaaagcataatatcatattaattgtatatccggtgagttttataaccatactaaacataatatgcctgtagcgacgttcttcaggcgtcgtagcgttatgacaaattgtcaccccaaaagacggactgtagctaacagtcagggcgcgggaatcatgacttcccgtatagatctatacacatttgacacgttctccgaacgggagactgtggttatagacaggacttgtagcgatacttTCTAACtaaaaggcagtatttgaagatgtacatgtctcacggattctcaactaagtctgcattaaagtaatagtttttaaaatgtattaaaacggtttagcaacgaatgatactttggaattactaaatactttgtataaatctagtgcatgcaaagtatgaaaAGAGTTTTCATAGTAGTAAGGAATTCTAAGTGAGTTATTCGATAAAAGCAAGTGAAGTGAAACTTTataaaatacacgataataaccgtatgtttacttgtattcccccccccccccccctaaaagagtataaaagcatttaaaatgtatttaaagtgtgtttgaaggggtatgaactcacctgaaagtttgaagatagcgagatggaaaaccgggcagagtttcgtctcgggaaacggatttttctcgagattctcgggagTAGAATTGACCTTCGAGACTTGagcaaaaatgaccagggcttcggggtagtgcgggcacggaaaacgaggcaaaacgcaagaaaatagagagagaatgagcaaaatttccgggaaccctcgcatctctatttatagggatgctgaaccgcctcggtacgcagcgcgtacgcgtacgtcacgcatgaccgagtcctcgactgcctcggcttcggatgggatgggGAGGGGGTAGCTTCGCATAAGGGCgatgtggacggaccgagaccaaggccctcgcctacgcggggcgtatggggttacgcggcgcgtaactcggatgaggatgctgactcctccttcggatattaccgggttttgaattaaatttatatataatttatttaataaacttcaaaaaatcatatcttcttcatacaatctccgttttcgatggtctttatattcacgcgtaggtgagactacgatctacaacttttgtttagactccgtcggcaaattccgaaattatttttattatttatttattaaaatgacgtgattaaggaaattcttctaaaattcataacttctttatctgatgtcggatttgggcgttcttttcgtGTAGGTTtgcagtttaatgatatctatgacttctcaggtcaaaaagtattttatcgaaacttcgcgtttttacgTATATCCGtattgtcggttttgtcggaaaacttagaatggtcataacttcttcgttataactcggattttagtgttcttaatatatttggaaaccttaagacgatatctactacatagtgtactccaaacagagcttttgaataattcatttatcgatgatattcctattacattccaaagaggttacaagactcgatttataatgACCTGAAATAACAGGTTGTTACAATTTTCGTTGTCAACAGCTAACATACAAACAACAATTGCAGAGTTACTTACAGTTACATATGTGTTTCCTACACCTTTACCCGGATCACAAATGAACCTATTCATCAATGTATGCAAACTATAATCTCATTAGGTCATAAAAAAAAGTTCTTTGATTTCAAGCGTTATGGCATAAACATTGAGTAAGAATCAATTTAAAACTTACAAGCAGGGAGGTTGGAAATATCTGCAGAAACATTAAAAGAAATGCCAAAATTTGAAAGAGCTCTCCTATGATTCCACAAGGGAAATACAAATGCATGTTGTTTGCTTCTGTTGCTTTGTTTCCAATTCCTAGTTCGTGAGTTGAACCAGAATTTCCAGTTGATGCCATGCATGAAACCCATGCAAAATTATCATCTTGCAAAACAAATGTACCCTAGAAGAATATACATGAATTCAATATATCAATATCATTCAACCTAGAAAGCTTTTACTTGTTGCATGATTTGGATTATGGAGTGTGGAACTTACTTTATGATTCATCTTTAGGTTGTATATATGTTTCTTGAAGAGCTCAAACCAGAAAATCTCTATTTATGAATTTGATTACCTCCAGGTGATCACTGAAACATGGTCGCTCCACCATGTACCTGACAAATAGATAAACATAGTAAAAACTTGAATCTTCATTGGCAACGGGAAGATATGTCTTTGGTTTTGGTCATAATGGAGTAATGAAATCATTTGACAAAACTTGATAAGGATTCCGATCGGAGAATATAGGCCCAACCCATTGTACATAACAAGTCAATGTCAAGAGCCAAAtactggtctttcatacaattgtataaagTCATATGTAGTTAGAGACCAGATAGACAATCAAAAAGATGGTCCACCCCTAAAGCAATAAATCAAACAAGAACCATGAAATACGACtttagaccaagagttctcaggaTATCCAAATTAACCACCTACAAACATTACTAACTTTACCCTAACCAATCATGACACCCAACAATGTCATATAGTCCACAGGCAAGACTCTACCAGTCCAACATACCATGACACTAAATTTCCTACACTATACAAACCATCAGTTTCATACAATCAACAGGCAAGACCCTACCAGTCTAGCATACTATGACAGCAAGTGTCCTATATTGCACATTCATAACAAGGAGTGATCCTAGTCAACTAGCATACTCGTACTCTAACAGTACATCTATCTTAacatacacatgatatataatgggATACATGTCATAGTGAAAAACTCACCCGAATCAAAGAACTGAAGAAGAACACCAACATAGTCAACTCCTTGCATTGATCAAAACCGTAAACTGAAAAATTACAGAAGATGCACCAATACATGAAGATGAGTTGCTAGTTGATCCTTACTTAACAAAGCCTTCCTCCAACCTTCAAACGGCCAAAACACCAACAAGGAGCTCAAAAGACAATAAGAGAGGCTATGATTTCGAAATGGGGAGATGAAGACTTAAGGATATGACCTAATCTAAGAGTTAAGGTCCTTAAAtatgggtgaaaccctaaaaatctcAAGTTTGGGCTGTAGCAGCCACCACATCATGGTCTCCCTTTCACAACATCGTGGTGTCCATCCGAATACACTTTTCATTAAGTCCCATGCCACGTCATGGTCATCAACACACCACATCGTGTCAGCAGGTTTTCCCCATAAACCTTTTCTTTAACCCCTTTAAGCCTTTAACTGATCCATTCTGGAAAATGGTTGTTATaacccccacttaaattagatttcttcctCGAAATATGTCCTTACAAATTATTTGTAAAACACCCTCTGAAACCCTTGTGTTTTTCCTAGTCCACTCCCTTCTGCACGAGACAATACAACCCTGAGTACTAGAATTTACAAAAACCATCATAAGGATTTCAAAATCATGCACATTATTGACTCCTAAATGGAAACTTTCAAAGGTTGAAATCTCATCCACCGTATCACTAGAACAAACCCCTAAACAAACATCCTCTCTCCGACACCAAAAGCTGAATCAATCCTCAGTGATAAGTACATGACCCAACCAAGAAACGACTACCAACATGTTGCAACTAACCATCATCAAGAGGTACTCAATCGTCACACATTATTTGAAAACTCTGAAATAGTGCTTGACTTCCAGGAAGTAAGCCACACCACACATTAGCCATGCTGAACAAAAATTCACAGATTTGATCCGTCCAAGACCTCCCTTGGCCTTGCGTCGTCTTACTGATAACTAGAAAATGGAATCCATGACCAACCGCTATAGTCGACAACCTCACATTTAAATGCAAAAGTAAAAACCTAAAAAAGCCCAACGAACAAAGACTAAACTAGCCTATACATCAATACGACTCTAACAACCTTTACGTCTAAACAAAGGAAAAACTAAGCAGACAATGACATGTTTGTTTCAACCCAAATGAATGATATGGGCCAAATTGTAGCCTTACAAAACTCCATGGTCTTTCAAACAAAGCTACAAAGATGACAAGCATAAACTGACACGAG
The genomic region above belongs to Lactuca sativa cultivar Salinas chromosome 4, Lsat_Salinas_v11, whole genome shotgun sequence and contains:
- the LOC111917808 gene encoding cytochrome P450 89A2; the encoded protein is MKSKTDSRLSFPFILSTMETWFVVVVSLCVAALIRSLLFHRRNGKKLPPGPSFISSNFSLLTRSRLEFETTLINLKSRYGSLITLYIGSRPSIFVGSHSLAHQVLIQKGAVFSDRPKSFAMMNISSASYGPTWRLFRRNLASEILHPAHIKSYSWARKWVLHILIGRLQEQKEVVGIQVVDHFQYAMFCLLVLMCFGEKLDENQINEIARVQRDMLLRIGSGRFTVLTMLPRLGKILFRNRWKEFEQLREDKEHVLIPFIKSRIEANKSESQFRDEQIVAYVDTLVNLQLPEEEGNNENGGKLTHKEMVSMCSEFLNAGTDTTSTALQWIMANLVKYPHIQSKLYDEIISVVGPPPPPPRPGVEPESVINEEELKKMPYLKAVVLEALRRHPPAHFVLPHRVTKEVEVLGFTIPEGASINFMVAEMGLDPKVWEDPMVFKPERFINGDFDITGSKGIKMMPFGAGRRICPGFDLALLHLEYFVANLIWYFHWSPPDGYHVDLSEKLEFTVVMKNPLRTQISSRV